Proteins co-encoded in one Gossypium arboreum isolate Shixiya-1 chromosome 11, ASM2569848v2, whole genome shotgun sequence genomic window:
- the LOC128284222 gene encoding uncharacterized protein LOC128284222 — protein sequence MASKHLKRSKQAMPKEPGTSRNANKNRWGQSVEESDGSWEIGSETETEDTLGQEDWGNNSGLSSKANAGHSPRRSSRKKYHIYDEKLLIDDDACVSSPCKRFKVAAAPKTKEEKVGDHGTKKDSSVGRTVKVGESRGKEEETVKKTHKVSAANSGSESGAENPSPEVIEYPDPQFSDFESQRAESGFAVNQVWALYDPLDGMPRFYARIKKVFNSGFNLRITWLEADPDEENEQNWVDLGLPVSCGYYSHGFTETCVDRLVFSHRIDPIKKFSKWFFVYPKKGETWALFKDWDIKWASNPENRKRSYEYDIVEVVTDFDDVIGVKVAHLGKVKGFISIFRQTARYGVISFYVSSQELYRFSHQVPSFRMSGNEREDVPVGSIELDPAALPTNLDELLDPAEDMQME from the exons ATGGCTTCTAAGCATCTGAAAAGGTCAAAACAAG CGATGCCCAAAGAGCCAGGAACTTCAAGAAATGCGAACAAGAATAGATGGGGGCAGTCAGTAGAGGAATCTGATGGAAGTTGGGAGATTGGTAGTGAAACTGAAACTGAAGATACTCTTGGTCAGGAAGATTGGGGAAATAATAGTGGACTGAGTTCAAAAGCAAATGCGGGTCATTCTCCTAGGAGATCTTCAAggaaaaaatatcatatttatgaCGAAAAGTTGTTGATTGATGATGATGCTTGTGTAAGCTCTCCTTGTAAGAGATTCAAGGTAGCTGCAGCACCAAAAACCAAGGAGGAAAAGGTGGGTGATCATGGAACTAAAAAGGATAGTTCAGTTGGTCGTACGGTCAAAGTTGGAGAGTCTAGAGGGAAGGAAGAGGAAACTGTCAAGAAGACTCATAAAGTGTCCGCGGCTAATAGTGGTTCAGAATCAGGTGCAGAGAACCCCTCTCCTGAGGTGATTGAATATCCTGATCCACAGTTCAGTGATTTTGAGAGCCAGAGGGCAGAGAGTGGTTTTGCTGTTAATCAAGTATGGGCTCTGTATGATCCACTGGATGGCATGCCAAGATTTTATGCCCGGATAAAGAAGGTGTTCAATTCTGGCTTCAACCTACGAATTACATGGCTAGAGGCTGATCCAGACGAGGAAAATGAGCAAAATTGGGTTGATTTGGGTCTGCCTGTTTCTTGTGGTTATTACAGCCATGGGTTCACAGAGACATGTGTAGATCGTCTAGTGTTCTCTCATCGGATTGATCCCATAAAAAAATTCAGTAAATGGTTCTTCGTGTATCCTAAAAAAGGGGAAACTTGGGCTCTCTTCAAAGACTGGGATATTAAATGGGCTTCAAATCCAGAAAACCGTAAACGCTCATACGAGTATGATATTGTGGAGGTAGTCACTGATTTTGACGACGTAATCGGCGTTAAGGTCGCTCATTTGGGCAAAGTGAAAGGGTTTATCAGTATTTTCCGACAAACTGCACGATATGGGGTTATCTCTTTTTATGTGTCATCACAGGAGCTGTATAGGTTTTCGCATCAAGTTCCATCATTCAGGATGAGTGGCAATGAAAGAGAAGATGTTCCTGTGGGATCAATTGAGTTGGATCCTGCTGCTCTTCCCACCAACCTTGATGAGTTGCTTGATCCTGCAGAAGACATGCAGATGGAATGA
- the LOC128283929 gene encoding LOW QUALITY PROTEIN: uncharacterized protein LOC128283929 (The sequence of the model RefSeq protein was modified relative to this genomic sequence to represent the inferred CDS: deleted 1 base in 1 codon): MEKLTDSERIELNKSNLRRTIDEIQDQASSVLLLNLQWKDVEKVLDSAQSSVEERRKEVISKEHEMNERANRFEKEIERKEKLVKDQFETLKVKEEELGRQFRDLELGNKFYEERLREVELKQKQLEELKLKEEEFVSKEKAFEKRCREFELEKKELERRRKDLEFSVKHCKEVKLMEKSVKDKLREVGVKEKYLEKCMSEYELKEKQFGLKKKRFGEHCVQFEMEERAFKERRRDLEVNIKQYEQLYKRLGVTEKWVQKQLGVIERKEEEFGLRERDLRQRRRDLSFHRIELKEKEEQFRLKMNHFEQRSRDFAKKETSLEKGSQDLEAKQKHNEECLRKIKLKEKQKEESSGELARKYKLQFEDLEYKVKQHDQRFMELKLKEKLVNDQFEQIKDKEQQLRSKEKHFEQCLKEFELKETCLELRHQEIEAKEKHYDECLRKVELREKEIEEISAEHKRKHEQQSRDLEFNVKKREERFKDLEAREKKLAEWSKELERNSLASALHPQVKVNEAAGSLLAKCSVDHSSPAHLRFCVSMDGKDLQMFLNGRWKEHGLIGNEVAMALKLSGDPAKLVLDAMEGFYPPHLSKGDIDFEGDVARRSCILLLEQLMKLSPEIKPNVRKEAVKLAFDWITKMKVESGHELEVLGFLWLLASFQLGDAFDADELVNFLVFVAQHIQTPELFKVLGLGDKITGVATWMAYLSGFIRTLVEKKQHMEAIRFIYAFEQVNEFPPVPVLKDFINHSKIEAKRIFRKGKKTPEARVCLYLPLFFFKCLLSHLTFSHLINRMRQTPKE, encoded by the exons ATGGAGAAGTTAACTGATTCAGAACGCATTGAGTTGAACAAATCCAATCTGCGACGAACTATTGACGAGATTCAAGACCAGGCTTCTTCCGTTCTTTTACTTAATCTTCAATGGAAAGATGTGGAGAAAGTTTTGGATTCCGCTCAGAGCTCTGTCGAAGAACGACGCAAGGAAGTGATTTCAAAAGAACATGAGATGAACGAACGTGCTAACAGGTTCGAAAAGGAGATTGAAAGGAAAGAGAAATTGGTTAAAGACCAGTTTGAAACGCTTAAGGTTAAAGAGGAGGAATTAGGGAGGCAATTTAGGGATTTGGAGTTGGGAAACAAGTTTTACGAAGAAAGGTTAAGAGAAGTTGAGTTAAAGCAAAAGCAACTTGAAGAGCTTAAACTGAAAGAGGAGGAGTTTGTGTCGAAGGAGAAGGCTTTTGAGAAGCGTTGTAGAGAGTTCGAGTTAGAGAAGAAAGAACTTGAACGGCGTCGTAAAGATCTCGAATTTAGTGTAAAacattgtaaagaagttaaattgATGGAGAAATCAGTAAAAGATAAGTTGCGGGAAGTTGGGGTGAAAGAGAAATATTTGGAGAAGTGCATGAGTGAGTATGAGTTGAAAGAAAAGCAATTTGGGTTGAAAAAGAAGAGATTTGGGGAGCATTGTGTGCAGTTTGAGATGGAAGAAAGGGCTTTCAAGGAACGTCGTAGAGATCTTGAAGTTAATATAAAACAATACGAGCAGTTATATAAGAGGCTTGGAGTGACAGAGAAGTGGGTGCAAAAGCAGTTGGGAGTTATTGAAAGGAAAGAAGAGGAATTTGGGCTGAGAGAGAGGGATCTCAGGCAGCGACGTAGGGACTTGAGTTTTCACAGAATT GAGCTTAAGGAGAAAGAAGAGCAATTTAGATTGAAAATGAATCATTTTGAGCAGCGTTCTAGAGATTTTGCAAAGAAGGAGACTTCTCTTGAAAAGGGTTCTCAAGATCTTGAAGCAAAACAGAAACATAATGAAGAGtgcttgagaaaaataaaattgaaagagaAGCAAAAAGAAGAATCATCCGGGGAACTGGCGagaaaatataaattacaattcGAAGATCTTGAATATAAAGTTAAGCAGCATGACCAGAGGTTCATGGAGCTGAAGCTTAAGGAGAAGTTGGTTAATGATCAGTTTGAACAGATTAAGGACAAAGAGCAACAGCTTCGTTCGAAAGAGAAGCATTTTGAGCAGTGTTTAAAAGAATTTGAGTTAAAAGAAACATGTCTTGAGCTGCGACATCAGGAAATTGAAGCAAAAGAGAAGCACTATGATGAATGTTTGAGAAAAGTTGAACTAAGAGAGAAGGAGATTGAAGAAATATCTGCAGAACATAAGAGAAAGCATGAACAACAGTCCCGTGATCTTGAGTTCAATGTTAAAAAGCGTGAGGAGCGATTCAAAGATCTTGAAGCAAGGGAGAAGAAACTTGCAGAATGGTCTAAAGAACTTGAAAGGAATAGTCTTGCTTCCGCCCTGCATCCTCAAGTGAAAGTAAATGAAGCAGCAGGTAGTTTGTTGGCTAAATGTTCCGTAGATCATTCTTCACCTGCACATCTTCGGTTTTGCGTTAGTATGGATGGAAAGGATTTGCAGATGTTCCTAAATGGGCGCTGGAAAGAGCATGGTTTGATAGGTAATGAAGTTGCTATGGCTCTTAAACTTTCAGGAGACCCTGCAAAGCTTGTCTTGGATGCAATGGAAGGGTTTTACCCTCCACAC TTGAGTAAGGGAGACATAGATTTTGAAGGGGATGTTGCTAGAAGAAGTTGCATTCTCTTGTTAGAGCAATTGATGAAACTTTCACCTGAAATTAAGCCTAACGTTAGAAAAGAAGCTGTGAAGCTTGCATTTGATTGGATAACAAAAATGAAAGTTGAATCTGGCCATGAATTGgaggttttgggttttctgtggCTTTTAGCCTCTTTCCAATTGGGAGATGCTTTTGATGCTGATGAGCTTGTTAACTTTTTGGTATTTGTTGCTCAACATATTCAAACTCCTGAATTGTTCAAGGTTCTTGGTTTGGGAGATAAGATCACTG GAGTTGCAACTTGGATGGCTTATTTGTCAGGTTTCATAAGAACGCTTGTCGAAAAGAAGCAGCATATGGAGGCAATTAGATTTATTTATGCTTTTGAACAGGTTAATGAGTTCCCACCGGTACCTGTGTTGAAAGATTTCATCAATCATTCTAAGATTGAAGCTAAAAGAATTTTTAGGAAGGGGAAAAAAACCCCTGAAGCACGGGTTTGTCTCTAccttcctctctttttctttaAATGCCTTCTAAGTCATTTAACATTTAGCCATCTAATCAACAGGATGAGGCAAACACCAAAAGAATAG